In the genome of Nonomuraea sp. NBC_00507, the window CGCCCAGCCGAGGCGGCCGAGCTCCGGCGCGCCGGCTGGCCGAGATCCGCGGCCCTGAGGACCTGGCCGGCGTCGAGCTGGGCAAAAACGGAGCGAGCGTCGGCACCGGCGGCATGGTGACCAAGGTGCAGGCCGCCAGGATCGCGACCGGGGCCGGTGTCCCTGTGGTGCTCACCGCGGCCGCTCACGCGGCCCAGGCGCTGAGCGGGGCCGACGTCGGCACCTACTTCCACCCCGGGGGTCGCCACCCTGGCACGCGCCTGCTCTGGCTCGCGCACGCCGCCACCGGGCGCGGCCTGCTCCACCTCGACCAGGGCGCGGTCGAGGCCATCGTGACGCGCCGCAAGTCGCTGCTGCCTGCCGGGGTGACGTCCGTGGAAGGCGACTTCGCCGCGGGCGATCCGGTGGACCTGTGCGGGCCTCAGGGGCTCGTGGTGGCCCGCGGCCTGGTCAACTTCGACGCCGCCGAGATTCCCGGGCTGCTCGGGCGCTCCACGAGAGAGCTGGCGAGCGCCCTCGGACCGGAATACGAACGCGAGCTCATCCACCGCGACGACATCGTCATACTGGAAGCCCACAACTAACCCATAGAGGCCCTGGACAGCGGAGCGTAGCCATGAGCACAGAGTTCCTGAGGGTAGCCCAGGCGGCACGAGAGGCCGCCGCCGAGCTGGCCCCGTTGCCGCGGGCGCCGAAGGACCGGGCGCTGCGTGCCGTGGCCGACGCCCTGGTCGCGCACGCGGCCGAGATCGTCGAGGCCAACGCCAAGGACGTCGAGCAGGCCAGGGCGCAGGGCACGTCCGAGGCGATGGTCGACCGGTTGCG includes:
- the proB gene encoding glutamate 5-kinase, with the translated sequence MREQISSASKVVVKVGSSSLTTPQGTIDVDRVDALVDVLAARRRAGTQLVLVSSGAIAAGLGPLGLSARPRDLATQQAAASVGQGVLVARYTSSFARYGLRVGQVLLTADDMMRRAHHVNAQRTLTRLLELGIVPIVNENDTVATDEIRFGDNDRLAALVSHLIRADALVLLSDVDALYDGPPSRGGRAPARRLAEIRGPEDLAGVELGKNGASVGTGGMVTKVQAARIATGAGVPVVLTAAAHAAQALSGADVGTYFHPGGRHPGTRLLWLAHAATGRGLLHLDQGAVEAIVTRRKSLLPAGVTSVEGDFAAGDPVDLCGPQGLVVARGLVNFDAAEIPGLLGRSTRELASALGPEYERELIHRDDIVILEAHN